A DNA window from Haloactinospora alba contains the following coding sequences:
- a CDS encoding ion transporter, whose product MEGTLRARVSRVVDAQWFQNTIITVIVLNAVALGVETYRDEIEGGDALFATAEHLFVAFFTFELALKLYARGPSFFRDPWNWFDTAVVAIALVPSSGSFSVLRLLRILRILRLISVMPQMRVIVSALFRSVPGLGTVIGLLLIIVYTGAVLGEKMFHETDPERFGDLGTTLYSMFILLTTEDWPDVAEPVLQQHPMAWIFFVGYIVVSAFIVLNLVIGVIVTSMQHEVSEERWEEDQELELRQHEAVMTQLETLTTQVTRLSAEVRELRAANGTLDTREDEDLSDPPRA is encoded by the coding sequence GTGGAAGGCACGCTGCGGGCCCGGGTGTCCCGGGTCGTGGACGCGCAGTGGTTCCAGAACACGATCATCACGGTGATCGTACTCAACGCCGTCGCGCTGGGTGTGGAGACCTACCGGGACGAGATCGAGGGCGGTGACGCCCTCTTCGCCACCGCGGAACACCTCTTCGTGGCGTTTTTCACGTTCGAACTGGCGTTGAAGCTCTACGCCCGCGGACCCTCGTTCTTCCGCGACCCGTGGAACTGGTTCGACACCGCCGTCGTCGCGATCGCGCTGGTTCCCTCCTCCGGGAGCTTCTCCGTGCTGCGGCTGCTGCGCATCCTGCGCATCCTGCGGCTCATCAGCGTGATGCCGCAGATGCGGGTGATCGTCTCGGCCCTGTTCCGGTCCGTCCCCGGCCTGGGAACCGTCATCGGCCTGCTGCTGATCATCGTCTACACCGGGGCGGTGCTCGGCGAGAAGATGTTCCACGAGACCGACCCCGAACGGTTCGGTGACCTCGGAACGACGCTGTACAGCATGTTCATCCTGCTGACCACCGAGGACTGGCCCGACGTGGCCGAACCGGTGCTCCAGCAGCACCCCATGGCCTGGATCTTCTTCGTCGGCTACATCGTGGTCAGCGCCTTCATCGTGCTCAACCTGGTCATCGGTGTGATCGTCACCTCGATGCAGCACGAGGTCAGCGAGGAACGCTGGGAGGAGGACCAGGAACTGGAACTCCGCCAGCACGAGGCCGTCATGACCCAGTTGGAAACCCTCACCACACAGGTGACCCGGCTCAGCGCGGAGGTACGGGAACTCCGCGCCGCCAACGGCACCCTCGACACCCGGGAAGACGAGGACCTCTCCGACCCGCCGCGCGCGTGA
- a CDS encoding class I SAM-dependent methyltransferase — protein sequence MSETITGTDSVPESYEYLSTLIEHLTGLDMHFGFWSGAEDDASIEQATARLTDIVIDRLGVGPGDRVLDVGCGNGGPAVRIAETTGAEVVAVDVNEAALRRGESRSAASGTEALVTFTHTDALSLPHDDDTFGAVLAFESTPHFELDPLFGELSRVLRPGGALVIETPCLPPQFPEPDSPSVRRYLDLLQARKLHTVDELTAAVSGAGLETRSATDITGHTNRSFHELTDRLREHSQQLHDTYGSSGLDELVEIFGHWADLNIGGHIIEARKPATTTVAR from the coding sequence TTGAGCGAGACAATCACGGGGACCGACTCGGTTCCCGAATCGTACGAGTATCTTTCTACTCTGATCGAGCACCTCACGGGGCTCGACATGCACTTCGGTTTCTGGTCGGGAGCGGAGGACGACGCTTCCATCGAACAGGCCACCGCCCGGTTGACCGACATCGTGATCGACCGGCTCGGCGTCGGCCCCGGTGACCGCGTGCTCGACGTGGGATGCGGCAACGGCGGACCCGCCGTGCGTATCGCGGAGACCACCGGGGCGGAGGTGGTCGCGGTCGACGTCAATGAGGCGGCGCTCCGGCGGGGAGAGTCGCGCTCGGCCGCGAGCGGGACCGAGGCACTGGTGACGTTCACCCACACCGACGCGCTGTCGCTCCCCCACGACGACGACACCTTCGGCGCCGTCCTGGCGTTCGAGTCCACCCCCCACTTCGAGCTCGATCCCCTGTTCGGCGAACTCTCCCGCGTACTGCGCCCCGGCGGGGCACTCGTCATCGAGACACCCTGTCTGCCCCCGCAGTTCCCCGAACCCGACTCCCCCTCCGTGCGCAGGTACCTGGACCTGCTCCAGGCGCGCAAACTGCACACGGTGGACGAGCTCACCGCCGCCGTGTCGGGGGCCGGACTGGAGACACGGTCCGCGACGGACATCACCGGCCACACGAACAGGTCCTTCCACGAGCTGACCGACCGGCTACGGGAACACAGCCAACAGCTCCACGACACGTACGGGAGCTCCGGGCTCGACGAACTCGTCGAGATCTTCGGCCACTGGGCGGACCTGAACATCGGCGGCCACATCATCGAGGCGCGGAAACCGGCCACCACCACGGTGGCCCGCTGA
- a CDS encoding cold-shock protein, producing the protein MAQGTVKWFNSEKGFGFIAVDGGGPDVFVHYSAIAGTGFRNLEENQAVEFEVTQSPKGPQASNVRSL; encoded by the coding sequence ATGGCTCAGGGCACCGTGAAGTGGTTCAACTCTGAGAAGGGTTTCGGGTTCATCGCTGTCGACGGTGGTGGTCCCGACGTGTTCGTGCACTACTCGGCGATCGCGGGTACCGGCTTCCGGAACCTGGAAGAGAACCAGGCGGTGGAGTTCGAGGTCACCCAGAGCCCGAAGGGCCCGCAGGCGTCCAACGTCCGTTCACTCTGA
- the rsmI gene encoding 16S rRNA (cytidine(1402)-2'-O)-methyltransferase, translating into MGWNVSGWATVAEEPGILTLAGLPIGNQEDAQPRLLEALHSARIIAAEDTRRLRRFASRAGVRLGGEAGARVVSYYDANENRRAGELLEELRAGNDVLMVTDAGMPAVSDPGYRLVNACADAGVPVTAIPGPSAVTTALALSGLPSDRFCFEGFPPRKGQAGRFAELARESRTLVFFESPRRVGATLAAMAEAFGADRRAAVCRELTKTHEEVRRGTLSELASWAREVRGEVTVVVAGAESRPVSRDPDDLAAAVAEREAGGLSRKDAVQQVAGELGVPKREVYDAAHR; encoded by the coding sequence ATGGGGTGGAACGTGTCCGGATGGGCCACTGTTGCGGAAGAGCCGGGGATTCTCACGCTCGCCGGCCTCCCCATCGGTAACCAGGAGGACGCACAGCCGCGCCTGCTGGAGGCGTTGCACAGCGCCCGGATCATCGCGGCGGAGGATACCCGCCGACTGCGCCGGTTCGCCTCCCGCGCAGGTGTCCGGCTCGGGGGAGAGGCGGGAGCCCGCGTGGTGTCCTACTACGACGCCAACGAGAACCGCCGCGCGGGTGAACTCCTGGAGGAGCTGCGCGCGGGCAACGACGTGCTCATGGTGACCGACGCCGGGATGCCCGCCGTGTCCGACCCCGGATACCGGCTGGTGAACGCCTGCGCCGATGCGGGGGTGCCGGTGACCGCCATCCCCGGACCGTCGGCGGTCACCACCGCCCTCGCCCTGTCCGGGCTCCCCAGCGACCGGTTCTGTTTCGAGGGCTTCCCGCCCCGCAAGGGCCAGGCGGGCCGGTTCGCCGAACTGGCCCGGGAGAGCCGGACCCTGGTGTTCTTCGAGAGCCCCCGGCGCGTCGGCGCGACCCTGGCCGCCATGGCCGAGGCGTTCGGTGCCGACCGCAGGGCCGCGGTGTGCCGCGAGCTCACCAAGACCCACGAGGAGGTGCGCCGCGGCACCCTGTCCGAACTCGCCTCTTGGGCGCGGGAGGTGCGCGGTGAGGTCACCGTGGTGGTGGCCGGGGCCGAGTCCCGGCCGGTGAGCCGCGACCCGGACGACCTCGCGGCCGCCGTCGCCGAACGGGAGGCCGGCGGTCTGAGCCGCAAGGACGCCGTCCAACAGGTCGCCGGGGAACTCGGGGTGCCCAAACGCGAGGTGTACGACGCCGCGCACCGCTAG
- a CDS encoding dolichyl-phosphate-mannose--protein mannosyltransferase, which translates to MTTTALSAESEAHPPPAPPLRSRLVPPMPRPAWAGWLGAVLVALFAGALRFLDLGTPARIYFDETYYAKDAFSLWNYGYEHSTVENADELLAQGKQAIWTGGSDFVVHPPLGKWMIALGDWVWGVLPFGASMSPMGWRLAAAVVGTLSVLVLVRVATRMTRSWVLGCAAGLIMALDGLHFTMSRLAMLDIFLTFWILAGFAFLVLDRDRTRARLAGLADSGAALSGWLGMRWWRIAAGVCFGLAVGTKWSALFYIAAFGLLTVAWDYGARRTTGQRHVARRWFVFDAVPAFLQTVGVAAAVYLATWSGWFTTSGGHNRQWGAEHAGALADSPGWLQAPVNALRSLFTYHSEIMSYHSSLSEPHDFASKPWDWIVMRIPVAFFYDGEGSDCDATSCSSAILGVGTPAVWWLGIVALLVMLVWWVVYRDWRAGAVLLGAAAGWLPWFAYPDRTMFVFYALPMLPFLALAIVLAIGLVIGQRGAGSADGTDGSVPGRSPWARVAGGVVFGVVLLLVIANFTYLYPVLSAQSIPYEAWSDRMWFDTWIYGSAGPD; encoded by the coding sequence ATGACCACCACCGCACTTTCCGCCGAATCCGAGGCACACCCACCGCCGGCACCGCCCCTCCGCTCACGGCTCGTACCGCCCATGCCCAGACCGGCCTGGGCGGGTTGGCTCGGCGCCGTCCTGGTCGCGCTGTTCGCGGGGGCGCTGCGGTTCCTCGACCTCGGCACGCCGGCGCGTATCTACTTCGACGAGACGTACTACGCCAAGGACGCGTTCTCGCTGTGGAACTACGGCTACGAGCACAGCACGGTCGAGAACGCCGACGAGCTCCTCGCCCAGGGGAAGCAGGCGATCTGGACGGGCGGCAGCGACTTCGTCGTCCACCCGCCGCTGGGCAAGTGGATGATCGCTCTCGGCGACTGGGTGTGGGGGGTGCTGCCGTTCGGCGCCTCCATGTCCCCCATGGGGTGGCGCCTCGCCGCGGCCGTCGTGGGCACCCTGTCCGTGCTGGTCCTGGTGCGTGTCGCGACGCGGATGACGCGCTCGTGGGTGCTGGGGTGCGCCGCCGGGCTCATCATGGCGCTGGACGGGTTGCACTTCACGATGAGCCGGCTGGCGATGCTGGACATCTTCCTCACGTTCTGGATCCTCGCCGGTTTCGCGTTCCTGGTGCTGGACCGGGACCGCACCCGGGCCAGGCTGGCCGGTCTGGCCGACTCGGGCGCGGCGCTGTCCGGGTGGCTCGGCATGCGCTGGTGGCGGATCGCCGCGGGAGTGTGTTTCGGCCTGGCGGTCGGAACGAAATGGTCGGCGCTGTTCTACATCGCGGCGTTCGGCCTGCTCACCGTGGCATGGGACTACGGCGCCCGACGCACCACCGGTCAACGGCACGTGGCGCGTCGCTGGTTCGTGTTCGACGCGGTGCCGGCGTTCCTCCAGACCGTGGGTGTGGCGGCCGCGGTGTACCTCGCCACGTGGAGCGGGTGGTTCACCACCTCCGGCGGCCACAACCGCCAGTGGGGGGCCGAGCACGCCGGGGCGCTGGCCGACTCCCCCGGCTGGCTGCAGGCTCCGGTGAACGCGCTGCGCAGCCTGTTCACGTACCACTCCGAGATCATGTCGTACCACAGTTCGCTGTCCGAGCCGCACGACTTCGCGTCCAAACCCTGGGACTGGATCGTCATGCGCATACCGGTGGCGTTCTTCTACGACGGGGAGGGCAGCGACTGCGACGCCACGTCGTGCTCCAGCGCGATCCTCGGAGTCGGGACCCCGGCCGTGTGGTGGCTGGGTATCGTCGCGCTGCTGGTGATGCTCGTCTGGTGGGTGGTCTACCGGGACTGGCGCGCCGGGGCCGTGCTGTTGGGCGCGGCCGCGGGATGGCTCCCGTGGTTCGCCTACCCGGACCGGACGATGTTCGTGTTCTACGCCCTGCCGATGCTGCCGTTCCTCGCGTTGGCCATCGTGCTGGCGATAGGGCTGGTCATCGGCCAGAGGGGCGCGGGAAGCGCGGACGGTACGGACGGTTCCGTTCCCGGACGCTCCCCGTGGGCCCGCGTCGCCGGCGGTGTGGTGTTCGGGGTGGTACTGCTCCTGGTCATCGCCAACTTCACCTACCTGTACCCGGTGCTGAGCGCCCAGTCCATCCCGTACGAGGCGTGGTCGGACCGGATGTGGTTCGACACCTGGATCTACGGCAGCGCCGGGCCCGACTAG
- a CDS encoding EF-hand domain-containing protein — translation MANESDSRQQKIESDFKVLDSNGNGYIEANDVHRVFSSLLDEFGYESNSPKAQELDSNLEDLWSTIKSSVDSDGDGKVSKDEYITFWMNADESEIRSYTDAITNALFDMADTSGDGSISEQEFAKFAKAQGLKGDSHSVFQELDTNGNGSLSKQEFADLVSDIYSSESTGRESALVGM, via the coding sequence ATGGCCAACGAATCTGATTCCCGTCAGCAAAAGATCGAGTCCGACTTCAAGGTTCTCGATTCCAACGGGAACGGCTACATCGAGGCCAATGACGTGCACCGGGTGTTCAGCTCGCTCCTGGACGAATTCGGCTACGAGAGCAACAGCCCGAAAGCCCAGGAGCTGGACAGCAACCTCGAGGACCTCTGGAGCACCATCAAGAGCTCCGTGGACTCCGACGGGGACGGCAAGGTCAGCAAGGACGAGTACATCACGTTCTGGATGAACGCCGACGAGTCGGAGATCCGGTCCTACACCGACGCGATCACCAACGCCCTGTTCGACATGGCCGACACCAGTGGTGACGGCAGCATCTCGGAGCAGGAGTTCGCCAAGTTCGCCAAGGCGCAGGGACTCAAGGGCGACTCCCACTCCGTGTTCCAGGAGCTCGACACCAACGGCAACGGGAGCCTTTCCAAGCAGGAGTTCGCCGACCTCGTCTCCGACATCTACAGCAGCGAGAGCACCGGCCGCGAGAGCGCCCTCGTCGGCATGTAG
- a CDS encoding sec-independent translocase, with amino-acid sequence MFNIGVSEFIVLGVLGLLVFGPDQLPKAAAQAGRMLRQLRRMADSAKSDLQEGLGPEFSNLDVQDLNPKRFVQKHFWEADDEESPGKRATSQLNGKRPPFDDEAT; translated from the coding sequence ATGTTCAACATCGGAGTAAGCGAGTTCATCGTCCTCGGTGTACTCGGACTCCTGGTCTTCGGCCCGGACCAGCTGCCCAAGGCTGCGGCGCAGGCCGGGCGGATGCTGCGCCAGTTGCGCAGGATGGCGGACAGCGCGAAGAGCGACCTGCAGGAGGGGCTGGGTCCGGAGTTCTCGAACCTCGACGTGCAGGACCTCAACCCGAAACGTTTCGTCCAGAAGCACTTCTGGGAAGCCGACGACGAGGAGTCGCCGGGTAAACGGGCCACGTCCCAACTGAACGGGAAACGCCCCCCGTTCGACGACGAGGCCACCTAA
- the metG gene encoding methionine--tRNA ligase yields MSSKRHILTGVAWPYANGPRHIGHVSGFGVPSDVFARFQRMSGHHVLMVSGTDEHGTPVLVRAEQEGITARELADRYNRVIAEDLVSLGLSYDLFTRTTTANHYRVVQELFTGLYDNGYIFARTTKGAVSPSTGRTLPDRYIEGECPICGAAGARGDQCDNCGNQLDPVDLIDPHSKVNGEKPEFIDTEHFMLDLPAFAEVLGKYLRSKNGQWRPNVLKFSLNLLDDMQPRAISRDLDWGVPIPLEGWSEEANKRLYVWFDAVIGYLSASIEWANRTGDPEAWRRWWQEADAESYYFMGKDNIVFHSEIWPAMLMGYSGAGDNGGTPGSLGALNLPSEVVSSEFLTMEGRKFSSSRRVAVYVRDFLQRYSADALRYYIIAAGPETQDTDFTWSEFVRRNNDELVATWGNLVHRAISLAAKNIGEVPEPGGFTDEDHAVLAEVRAAFDTVGGHLQRSRFKAGLQEAMRAVAEANKYLSEQAPWALKKTDPDRMRTVLHVALQLVSDAKTLLTPFLPESSNKVHAMLGGTGVWAGMPRLEEAVDSIGGEDGTSTYPVITGDYATDQATWEPVPVQPGTPLSAPTPLFAKLDQSVVDEELARLENQAD; encoded by the coding sequence ATGTCGTCGAAACGCCACATTCTGACCGGGGTGGCCTGGCCCTACGCCAACGGGCCCCGCCACATTGGGCACGTGTCCGGGTTCGGGGTTCCCTCCGACGTCTTCGCCCGCTTCCAGCGAATGTCGGGCCACCACGTGCTGATGGTCAGCGGCACCGACGAGCACGGCACCCCCGTGCTGGTGCGTGCGGAGCAGGAGGGGATCACCGCGCGGGAGCTGGCCGACCGCTACAACCGGGTCATCGCCGAGGACCTGGTGTCGCTCGGGCTGTCCTACGACCTGTTCACCCGTACCACCACCGCCAACCACTACCGCGTGGTGCAGGAACTGTTCACCGGCCTGTACGACAACGGGTACATCTTCGCGCGCACCACCAAGGGCGCCGTGTCCCCGTCCACCGGGCGCACCCTGCCGGACCGTTACATCGAGGGGGAGTGCCCGATCTGCGGTGCCGCGGGCGCCCGCGGGGACCAGTGCGACAACTGCGGGAACCAGCTCGACCCCGTGGACCTGATCGACCCCCACTCCAAGGTCAACGGCGAGAAACCGGAGTTCATCGACACCGAGCACTTCATGCTGGACCTCCCGGCGTTCGCCGAGGTCCTGGGGAAGTACCTGAGGTCCAAGAACGGACAGTGGCGGCCCAACGTCCTCAAGTTCTCCCTGAACCTGCTCGACGACATGCAACCCCGGGCGATCAGCCGCGACCTCGACTGGGGCGTGCCGATCCCGCTGGAGGGCTGGAGCGAGGAGGCGAACAAACGCCTCTACGTGTGGTTCGACGCCGTCATCGGCTACCTGTCCGCCTCGATCGAGTGGGCCAACCGGACCGGCGATCCCGAGGCGTGGCGCCGCTGGTGGCAGGAGGCCGACGCCGAGTCCTACTACTTCATGGGCAAGGACAACATCGTCTTCCACTCCGAGATCTGGCCGGCGATGCTCATGGGCTACAGCGGCGCCGGCGACAACGGGGGCACCCCGGGCTCGCTGGGCGCGCTGAACCTGCCGAGCGAGGTGGTCTCCAGCGAGTTCCTCACCATGGAGGGGCGCAAGTTCTCCTCCTCCCGGCGGGTGGCCGTCTACGTCCGGGACTTCCTGCAGCGCTACTCCGCCGACGCCCTGCGGTACTACATCATCGCCGCCGGACCGGAGACCCAGGACACCGACTTCACCTGGTCCGAGTTCGTCCGCCGGAACAACGACGAACTCGTCGCCACCTGGGGCAACCTGGTGCACCGCGCCATCTCCCTGGCGGCCAAGAACATCGGGGAGGTTCCGGAACCGGGCGGGTTCACCGACGAGGACCACGCCGTGCTGGCCGAGGTGAGGGCGGCGTTCGACACGGTTGGCGGGCACCTGCAGCGTTCGCGGTTCAAAGCCGGCCTGCAGGAGGCGATGCGGGCCGTCGCCGAGGCCAACAAGTACCTCTCCGAACAGGCGCCGTGGGCGCTGAAGAAGACCGACCCGGACCGGATGCGCACGGTGCTGCACGTCGCGCTGCAACTGGTCAGTGACGCGAAGACGCTGCTCACCCCCTTCCTCCCGGAGTCGTCCAACAAGGTGCACGCGATGCTGGGCGGGACCGGAGTGTGGGCCGGGATGCCGCGGCTGGAGGAGGCCGTGGACTCCATCGGCGGGGAGGACGGCACCTCCACCTACCCCGTGATCACCGGGGACTACGCCACCGACCAGGCCACGTGGGAACCGGTGCCCGTCCAGCCCGGGACGCCGCTGTCCGCGCCGACGCCGCTGTTCGCCAAGCTGGACCAGAGCGTGGTGGACGAGGAACTGGCGCGGCTGGAGAACCAGGCCGATTAG
- the secD gene encoding protein translocase subunit SecD, with product MSSQAGGGTRMLRGIVSLIIVVAAFGAAWFIPPKLGLDLSGGTQIILETQDAEDGTEANAENTDQVIEVLRQRIDDIGVSKATMSRSGSDRIIVELPGVQDPTEAAEILGQTAQLSFHPVLGSKGQQGGSGGMPGLGGAPGGGAPGGGAPGGDSANPPDNANAPTDGSGGGSDGSGGDGGGDGSGGGGGQDPSDMSQEELQDMLQQQQGGGQGGAQPAENPDNVVKELPDDQGEVLQLGKTAIKGNKVNSADAVLDQQTQTQWQVNVDFEGKGRGQWKDLTGKAACNPAGDPKRRVAIVLDDEIISAPEVNQDVACDAGMSGGQTTITSSQFDQESANDLAVLIEGGSLPLPVSEVQRQTVGPTLGAEAIKASFIAGGIGLLLTAAYICVAYRLVGFLASAALACYTLIAYAALVALNATLTLPGLAGFVLAIGMAIDANVLIFERAREEHQRQEKTYAANKSAGMAEGSEQDSEQAEGALSSRRRRRAIPPNLQKAFLSGTQKAWSAVIDTNITTLIAAALLFFFASGTVQGFGVTLGLGTIVSMISALVIARVLVEWAVRRKVVRDHPRLSGISKISKVRSWLTERNPNLMKRSGLWLGIAGAVAVVAVLGVLIRTPNFGVEFTGGRVMDFTTEQTVSVEDARQEITDAGFPNAVVQKSGDGDISVRTGPISDGEAETIENSLSDSAGGVDRLSDEKIGPSMGNELRNKALIALGAALALQMVYLAWRFRWSFGLSTMLALAFDITVVIGLFCWLGKSIDGVFLAAILSVIGFSVNDSVVTFDRVRDEWANDSRSTFSRITNTALLHTLPRTVNTTIGGLFILGTLAIFGGASLTDFSIAMLVGLVSGVFSTLFVASPLAIWLQRWDTTPPPHEVREKKTKQRKELRTAREQSDGAVV from the coding sequence TTGTCCAGTCAGGCGGGAGGCGGGACGCGCATGCTGCGCGGCATCGTCTCCCTCATCATCGTGGTCGCCGCCTTCGGCGCCGCGTGGTTCATCCCGCCGAAGCTGGGGCTCGACCTCAGCGGCGGCACACAGATCATCCTGGAGACCCAGGACGCCGAGGACGGAACCGAGGCCAACGCCGAGAACACCGACCAGGTCATCGAGGTACTGCGCCAGCGCATCGACGACATCGGGGTCAGTAAGGCCACCATGTCGCGGTCGGGAAGCGACCGGATCATCGTCGAGCTGCCGGGTGTGCAGGACCCGACCGAGGCGGCCGAGATCCTCGGGCAGACCGCCCAACTGTCCTTCCACCCCGTGCTCGGCTCGAAGGGCCAACAGGGCGGCTCGGGCGGAATGCCCGGCCTCGGCGGAGCACCCGGCGGCGGGGCACCCGGCGGCGGAGCTCCCGGCGGTGACTCGGCGAACCCGCCGGACAACGCCAACGCCCCCACGGACGGCTCCGGTGGCGGCAGCGACGGCTCCGGCGGCGACGGCGGAGGCGACGGCTCCGGCGGCGGGGGCGGCCAGGACCCCTCGGACATGTCCCAGGAGGAACTGCAGGACATGCTCCAGCAACAGCAGGGTGGCGGCCAGGGCGGTGCGCAGCCCGCCGAGAACCCGGACAACGTGGTCAAGGAGCTCCCCGACGACCAGGGGGAGGTGCTCCAGCTCGGTAAGACGGCGATCAAGGGCAACAAGGTCAACAGCGCCGACGCCGTCCTCGACCAGCAGACCCAGACCCAGTGGCAGGTCAACGTCGACTTCGAGGGCAAGGGCCGGGGCCAGTGGAAGGACCTCACCGGCAAGGCCGCCTGTAACCCGGCGGGCGACCCCAAACGGCGGGTCGCCATCGTGCTGGACGACGAGATCATCTCCGCCCCGGAGGTGAACCAGGACGTGGCCTGCGACGCCGGCATGTCCGGCGGACAGACCACGATCACGAGCTCCCAGTTCGACCAGGAGAGCGCCAACGACCTCGCCGTGCTCATCGAGGGCGGTTCGCTCCCGCTGCCGGTCAGCGAGGTGCAACGGCAGACGGTCGGACCCACCCTGGGCGCAGAGGCGATCAAGGCGAGCTTCATCGCCGGTGGGATCGGTCTGCTGCTCACCGCGGCCTACATCTGCGTCGCCTACCGCCTGGTGGGCTTCCTCGCCTCGGCCGCGCTGGCGTGCTACACCCTGATCGCCTACGCGGCGCTGGTCGCGTTGAACGCCACCCTCACCCTGCCCGGGCTGGCCGGTTTCGTCCTGGCGATCGGCATGGCGATCGACGCGAACGTGCTCATATTCGAACGAGCGCGGGAGGAGCACCAGCGCCAGGAGAAGACCTACGCCGCGAACAAGTCGGCCGGCATGGCCGAAGGATCCGAGCAGGACTCCGAACAGGCGGAGGGGGCGCTGTCCTCCCGGCGCCGGCGCCGGGCGATCCCGCCCAACCTGCAGAAGGCGTTCCTGTCGGGGACGCAGAAGGCGTGGAGCGCGGTCATCGACACCAACATCACCACGCTGATCGCGGCCGCGCTGCTGTTCTTCTTCGCCTCCGGGACCGTGCAGGGCTTCGGCGTGACGCTGGGGCTGGGCACGATCGTGTCGATGATCTCGGCGCTCGTCATCGCGCGGGTGCTCGTGGAATGGGCGGTGCGCCGCAAGGTGGTACGCGACCACCCGCGCCTCTCCGGGATCTCCAAGATCAGCAAGGTCCGCTCCTGGCTGACCGAGCGCAACCCCAACCTGATGAAACGCAGCGGACTCTGGCTGGGGATCGCCGGCGCGGTGGCCGTCGTCGCGGTGCTGGGCGTGCTGATCCGCACACCCAACTTCGGTGTGGAGTTCACCGGCGGCCGCGTCATGGACTTCACCACCGAGCAGACCGTCAGCGTCGAGGACGCCCGCCAGGAGATCACCGACGCCGGGTTCCCGAACGCCGTGGTGCAGAAGTCGGGCGACGGCGACATCTCGGTGCGCACCGGTCCCATATCCGACGGGGAAGCCGAGACGATCGAGAACTCCCTGAGCGACAGCGCCGGGGGGGTCGACCGGCTCAGTGACGAGAAGATCGGCCCGAGCATGGGCAACGAGCTGCGGAACAAGGCGCTCATCGCGCTGGGGGCCGCGCTCGCCCTGCAGATGGTGTACCTGGCGTGGCGGTTCCGGTGGTCGTTCGGCCTGTCCACGATGCTGGCGCTGGCCTTCGACATCACCGTCGTGATCGGGTTGTTCTGCTGGCTGGGCAAGTCGATCGACGGGGTGTTCCTCGCGGCGATCCTCAGCGTCATCGGTTTCTCGGTGAACGACTCCGTGGTGACGTTCGACCGGGTGCGCGACGAGTGGGCCAACGACTCCCGCTCGACGTTCTCCCGGATCACCAACACGGCGTTGCTGCACACCCTGCCGCGGACGGTCAACACCACCATCGGCGGGTTGTTCATCCTGGGCACGCTCGCGATCTTCGGTGGAGCGTCCCTGACGGACTTCTCCATCGCGATGCTCGTGGGCCTGGTGTCGGGTGTGTTCTCCACACTGTTCGTGGCCTCGCCGCTGGCGATCTGGCTGCAGCGGTGGGACACGACCCCGCCGCCGCACGAGGTCCGGGAGAAGAAGACCAAGCAGCGCAAGGAGCTGCGCACCGCCAGGGAGCAGAGCGACGGCGCCGTCGTCTGA